TTTCGCAATGAACTTGGCCTTTATGTGGATAAACCAGAGCAAGGATTTGGAAACACTAATGACGGAAACACtgcaagaagattttttgaacagtCAGATGCCGCCGCTTGAATTAGTGGAGTCAATGGAGAAGTTATAATGAGGCTCAAAGTAATATAAAGGTTTTGAATTGCAAAAAAGTAATGAATGCAGATAAATTTGAGGAGCATACTAAAAAAACGGtagagtttttaaaacaaaagtatcctgaaaaactactcacacctactctacacaaaatattggttcataatcaaaatatcattgaatatcAATCACAACCACTTGGAAAACTGTCAGAAGAAGCCCacgaatgcaaaaataaaaaatgtcgatATCAGAATACGTATAAAGTTTCAAGGATTCGGCAGAATGAGTATCTATTTAATATGCTTCCAACCTCTTCGGATCCACTTATTTCTTCCTTAAGGCATGTGAGAAGCCAAAAAGATTTGAAAGAACGATAATCTCCAGAAATGATGAGTTTATTACACATATCCCCGGACTCAAAAgatagttttcaagaaatttagtgtttatatattaatttgttctgtatttatttctttttccaatgtttgacttttgattagattggtttttattttgataacgttgattaaaattttgttttataaagtttacgaacaaaaacaaaaagcatgaCTTTACTGCAAAACATAACATAGctaaataatatattgaaaactttcatttataattctacTTCTATAGAGAAAAGCTAGCCTGCAGAATTGAtatagttttttaacttccatattGTTAAGCAAGAGTATAACTTGATCTTGCGTCAGTATTTCGTTACCAAAAGTattccttcttatttctttaagaactggacatcttccaagtgcaaaacttttgatatatcaccaaaatacattatgtactcgtgaatactgaaaaaaaaaaacaaaaataatgtactGTTTCGTTCGAGttggtcctttttctttttagtcTATTGTTTCAATTCACTAagataacttaaaaaattgattctaacgattgcaaattaaaatatgaagttTTAACAAAGGTGTTTATCACCACCCTTTGAACTGGAACGGCTTTACTTCCACAAGGATCTCCCTTGTCTGTGTATCTATATAATGCTTATATTGAAGCACTCATTAGAAAGCTTACACTACCAAAACACGGTCTACATTTTGTCGGTCTATATGTAGATAATATGTTTATGGTTGCGTCTGGTGATCCATCAAACATGAacgaaattttgaaatctgcaaATTCTATAATCTATGCTTGGACACAGGAAACCGGTGCGAAAGTTCCACCTAGCAAAACAGAAGCACTTCACCTTTGtcggaaaaaaaatgttcaattactCATCTTACAATTCGTAACTCCACAgtcaacatcaaaaaaaaactcagagtCCTAGGTGTTACTTTCAATAGTAATCTGAAATGGGATCTCCATATAAAAAACACCATCAACCAACTTAAGAAACGAAACAATGCTCTGAGAATGATATGTTCCCGCCAGAAAGGTCCACATCTAGAAACAGCCCTAAAAATAGCCAAAGCCTTAGTTGAAGGAACGCTCCAGCATGGACTCACTCTTTTTATGTGGACAACTAAAAAGAACCTGCAAAGCATCGATATAGCCATAAATTAGTGCTACCGAACTGCTACAGGAGCACTTAAAACAACTCCAATTGAAGCTCTCAGAATAGAAGCTGgctataaaacaattaataggCTAGGACAAAAAAGAGCAATTAATTAATAAGTAAAGCACTTACAGACATAAATCACCCTCTTTATTCTGCTTCACAAGAAGTTCAACGCAGACCAAAACAAAACAGGAAGAATTCAATATCGTCCCTTAGCGAAATATTTAGCCTTGTTTCAGCTCATGGAAGTTTGCCTCTAGAAACGTCTTTGAAGCTCAACTATTCGTCCCCCCCTCCATGGAAAAGACACTTACTACCAATCGACACCAGCATCTCTAGTCACAAGAAAGAAAACACTCCAAATGAACACTTCCTTATGCTGATCGAAAACATCAAACCAGTGAGAattttttacacagatggatccTATAGGGATAAAACCTCAATATACGCAGTCATCGAGCTCAAAGCGATCCACgaagaaatcacttttcaaggGCTCCTTCCAGGCAGCTATCTAGCAGAACTAACAGCAATAATGAAAGCACTGTCCGTGGCAACAACCTGGACAGAAAGGAAATTGATACTCACTGACAGCTTAAGTATCCTTTCCGGAATCAAAAGTGCAACTAATAACTGCTCCACTCTTAATTACATCCGAAGCATCCTCTATGACAAAACCAACATAACCCTAGCTTGGATACCAGGCCACGCTGGTATAAGAGGAAATGAGCTAGCAGATACTGCTGGTATAAGAGGAAATGAGCTAAAAGAACTGCCACCTATATCTCAGCTTATCCTAAAAATGTTCATGGCTAATGAGCAAGAAGAACTCAAAAGCTCTTGGCTAAAAGTGGAGAACTTTCCTCGAAAACAACACACCTCAAAACTCCATACAACAAAAACCTAACCAGAGAAGAATGTATTTCACTATTTTGGATCAGAGTTGGAAAAACTTTGTTTACGAGTCACCATTTCTTCACAAACGATCCCCCAGAGGAGTGCGAAAGTTGTAAAGAAGTTCTCTCAATTTGGCATAGTTTTGCAGAATGTCCGATTTCTCGCCTAATCAAAAATACCAACTCATTGGAAGACAAGCAGAAACAGATGGGCGAAATACTAAACTCATCTGACATTAATACTTATGAATGCCTAAAATGAACAACAACCCTACgcaacaaatttaaagatatttgaactttaatattagttaatttttttttgtaaataaataacataacattacatttttttttcttttcgattttaatttttctcataaattactaaaaaaaaaacgaattaaatacgtcttcaatataaataattttataaatttatttttgtaagttattttttgataaataaataaataaagtatccATTCATCCGAAAATGGGTCTCATCGCTAAATATCaaccctattctgctattcacgtggattgtatattcgattcacccatTCAATTCTCTTttacactgcctttgcattctgctatccatcgggtgaactacattatcccaaactaatttgaaattaaagtaaacagctgttcataaaatcttgggaatgttggataaattgtgattcattcaaaaattaagtttaatcaatccaccttaacagaataatttgtgtaatttttggaaatgggcagtattggactttttattccaattccAGGCAGAGCATTAAGAGAATCCTCCTCCTCAAGTAAAATTCCCCCCGATTAATAGCAGAATAGGTCTGTTGATTTTTCGACAAAGGTGGGAAGAACTTTCAACTGCTCTTAAATCCAGTTAGCGAACATACGAAGCTACTTATGATCGTATGGTTTCAGCTCCTGGGTCACTTGCATTTTGTATGTTGTGGTCTGCGACAGGCCAAGTTCTTGTGAGCAACATGAAATTGAGTGCCTCGGATTCTGCTGCACGAACTGCGGCCATGTTTTCGAAAGATCCTGCTTTTTCGTTGACGTACGGATGTTAGCGAATTAGAAGGACGACCTTTTGACtgattaaaagaagatattttgacagaaagtaataGAAACAATACGGCCGCCACGaattctcaaaattataccataCCAtactattggaaaaccctttattttttcataccAAATGCAGAACTTGCTTTGAAAAACGGAGCTTCTAGCAGCTGCTCCATTTGAAAACATCATTTGCATAGATACAACAAAATCGTAAAATTAATCCTTTTTTCTATTTCGTTTTAGATTCCCCTGCTTCAAGACTGCTTTACTTCTGGTTCATCTCGGAGCGCCTGTTACTGCTGAAGACTTTGAGAGGAATACACCTTTACACGTGTTAATATCGAGTGTAATTTTTCTATACTaaacattataaaaacaaatatttaaataaatttgtattacatTTTAGATTCGTCGTGATAATACTCTTGTTATTAATCAGGCTGAAAAAATCATACAACTTTTTACTGAAGCCGGTGCGCACTTGGATGCCGTCAATTCATTAGGTCTTACACCTGCACAATTAGCATCTATTTGTAAGTTAAATTCACTTTTCGAATGATGTCGATCatttaatgatttgttttttctaaacaGCCTCCGTTAGTAATATGATGGTGATATACCAAAACAAATCCATAACACTGAAGTGTCTTGCAGCACGGAGTGTAGCTTTCTATAAGCTCAAATACAAAAGCTTTATACCAAAAACCCTTGAGAATTTCGTACAAATGCATAGTGCAGAAAAACCAGAAGTTTGATCAAAGGctgtcttaaataaaattattaaaaaaagaataaaatctagGAGTGATTTTCAATGCAAAGAGCTGTGAATTTGTGTTACcaatttacatatatatatatattttttgtttcaacaatAAATGtcttcatagttttaaaaagaaaaccaaacaagaatattataaaaaaagagtaaaagtTAAAGAGAgattatatataataaatatgtgTATACATAGAGAGAGAAATATTAGCTTGTGTCTTATATGCATTAAAAGTGTCCAATAATCCTagattctcaatttttttaaaacaatttatttattttttatacaattttatcacattatttatttttttatacgaCGATTAagcacatttttaatttattaaaaacaaagaaaagaaaacaatattattgagAGCACTCATTTCGatagataataataaatacttcTACTAACTACAATGAACACCACTAAGAACTGATATTGTTggcatattaaaacaaaactaataaataaaacacttttatataatgtattgagcttgtacataatgtatatgtatgtatattgtatgaTATATGTACCTACAACAATAAATGTAAAAGATGTTTGTATGTACAAACTACAatgagtttttgtgttttatttttcttaaaaaggatttatttatttttgtttgatgaatACTTACGCTATCATCATTCGATatcactttaattttatttacctttAGTATACATTTAGTCCCGTAATATCCTGGTGGCCagatacaaaactaaaatattgtcaaagaaatatattttccaatagaaatgtttaattttattttgatcaaattgacattttttattaaatacaaaacacatcttctattattaattttatattttctcaaatCTTATTCATAAGTACAAAGAAACATGCTGAAAAATTGTCTAAGGActtagtttagtttttgttttgtttttataataattaattttacatgcacagttttattctaattttattcataattttgttgttcttctgtacgtttttttttttgtttttaatgtaaatttctATAAATCacagatattttttaagattcgaTATATTCAAACGACATTcgatattttatatacaattcaTCCAGTTTAACTTTAACCGTATTGTTAACTTCATTTTGCTCTGTTTGTGATATGAATATCGATATAcgatattatatttaaaaaaaaaatcataacaatTTAGTCTTATCATCGTAACTAAATCTATATACAAACATATCTTGTgacgtttttgttttcttcatttcTAAATATTCGATCGTGATTTATTTACTTCACTGACTCGAGGATAAATTTCAGGTTGTCTCATTACTTCATCATAAGTTGGCGGTGGAGCtgtaaaaagattaaaaaaaatatatattaaattaaatattcttaatattttaataagagCTTATGTGTGTTATAAGCCAAGGCTTAGGCCTCAAGGAATTAAAATGCTGTCAATAAAGTAAGTTGGcgtgtattatttttgttccttaGACGATGTTTACACAAATAGCTAAACCAGGGCGTATACGGGTTTTTATTTCCTTCATCCGACAATAAATCAAAGTGGGATACCAGGGCGTGTACGcacctttcttttattttattaataaaggaGTCCGTATACATTTataagtagatttctttaacatGAAACTTGTTTAAGAAAACAGTTTGGCgtgtgtttgttgttttgttttatttaaaatatgttgtgAAGGAGCATACAAAAATGTGTATGAGAGATAAGCATTGAATCAACtggattgttttattttaatgaaagtttATTTCTATGTAGTACGGATAAATTATCGTCTTCCAGAACTTTGAgtcacaaacttttttttcagggattagttaaaagctattagGATTCAAATTTGCTGATTTGTTCATGTTGTTCCAgtctgttttgttttctttaaaaccaAAAGTAGTTTAGaagataacaaaaataaaaatgcgttTTCTCAAGTAACACTTTCTTCCGCGGATTTTACGTTTCGCAAAATTATTGTCTTACAAATTGAACTATATTTTTGCTAAGTGGTAGATACATTTTAGTCCAATGGTTTTTAAACCATCAACTAACATCGGCAGTGTGTTTTTTGTCGCTCACAAAAACTCGGCCTTTTAAAGACCACAACTTGTTGAAATTTGCAAACTATgtcattattataaaaatattacttagAATGATGATAACAAATATCATGACGATTTTAACccttaacaaaaattgttagaaatCTATCATTGCTATTTTTAGACTTTTAATTACTTATCGATATTTTGCTTTTGCAACCCAAGTCAACGATGCAAAAAGAATGAattgtaaatatgtatgtacatgttcattaataaaaattgtgatACAGAAGCTTAAAGTAACCGACCGTTGACAAACAACAAgttgaaaaagctttgaacCACTTGAAAACTGACCCTTATATCCATcgataaataatattaaacgaTAAGGCTTATTGTTGGATGAAGGAGAACGTCGAGATGCTCGAATTGTGTCATAAAAAGGGTACTAAAAACCTCTTCAAATTAGTGTTAAGAATATGAAATTCAAGTGCACTCctaaaaagtcactgttttcAGTGGATTTTAAATAACTGATACAACAgcggttaaaaaataaattaaaaacaaggaaatcagcttaattaatgaaataaaattggcaAAACCTGATATCCACCACAGAATTTTTTTATAGACTGAGACAAAAAAGTACTGTCATTTGCAAATTTTTCTAAAGTATATCCCAAAAAAAGTCTCGAGCTGTAGAACAAAGACCACCAATTCTGTCTTCTTAAACCCACGACGAAGATGGTCAAAATTGTActccaaactttaaaaaaatcgacCCTAGTCCAAACATATGCATTCATTTGATTCTTGCACTTCGGCAGATCTTAATAGCTAAAGTCAAATAGATAGAAGTTTTGGCAGAAGctttcaaagatttaaaaaaaattgcccaagtcaaattatttgaaaaacatttagaCTACCACCGCACCATTCGTTTTAAAAGACTTTAAACTTGTGACTAAAACTGCTAAATATACTCAAACAaatacttaataaaataaaatacctgtGCATCTCAGAGTTTTTAACGAGGTTTTGAACTAAGGTCTAaggatgtcaaaattttaataagtttataatTGTAACTTAGAAAAGAGTTTAACAATTGTCAATACAAAAAGACAGGGGCTTGATTATGGGATTCTCGGCGACCAATTGACGAATAAGAAGgagaatttgaaatgtcataatgtttgttggcgagttcAAATCCGTCAGCTTTTTTTTGGCGGACTTGCAGGCGAAAGTGTATTTATTATCATTCACTGTTTCATTTCGTGGATTTTTTCTtgattgtatttatataaaaatatgagctagctttattcaaattttctaataatttatccacaatccacaataaaatataaaactttaaaattcattcaaggaaCCATAAAAGACAAGCAACCAAATCGACATCAATTTTTAGTTCTAGTCGAGTTAACGACGAAAAATAAGGGCATTTCAACGGGAGAACTCGTCGGTCCTGAATATCGGATTAAAACAAGCTTaactaatattaaatatttaatatggtCTATTGAATAAATCAtcgcaaatttcacaaattcaatccaaacaaaacaaaatttgtggaaagttGTCAAACCAAAAGGGTAAAAACACTGGAATATTGGaataaaagtcaaaccaaaagtgtcaaatcactggaatataggaagaactattttcgctcCACCGCGAtttcgttaataaggaaatacgacgcgagtcgaatttgaaaggtcgaacTGAAAACGATCCGCTgtgaacctcataatcaggacCCAGAATTGGTGGTCTTTGTTCTACACCTCAGgacctttcttttgattaaCATTGGAAAAGTTAGGAAAAAGACTGTACTTTTTTCGTCAGCTTTCAGACTGTTAGAAGTTAGCTAGTTTCAAGAATATTCAAGTCACGACAGTCTGATTGGCTTAATGCAACTGCTAAgttagttgaaatttcccctccgatgACGTAGTGTAAACATTTCGGCTACAAAGCTAGTAGGTATTGACACAAGGACACaagaatcaaaaaagaaattaatcttttggtatttaatataaatataaatcagtCATATTATTctttctatttggttttattgaattctaaatgtcattaatatgacagctttttttgcattcacaaatgggcaggttcagacggcataagggacttgaaagtaaggcaagtttctagcatctgattggccagctgtcaaaaaattgccttccaattaaggcaactttattgaaaagttagttgtagtcaagaaaaatctccctaactatcaattcaagtcaacttatgtcaaaatgacaattgatcatgttttttcattcaaccgaaagctgaactttatttaatgctttctgtaaaaagtTTCCTTGTAAATTtagaaagaaataagtaatatttcttaacaatcaaaatacaaatcgcaatggacttgtagctcgcttgaggagtattctgtagataataatgattttggtagtttttgtacaatgaaCTTGAAGtaaaggtttgtgaagtaaagttctgaattttaatttatgacacttaaaataCTTACTAGTTATCTTGGTCAAAACTTACGTTCATTAATGAAGTTGACTGAAAACGGATCTCTTTATGTTTTCTGAACCTGCCCCACGCTAAGTGGCTCGGTATCTGGGCAGCtctcatattttgacatttaacaattaaaaactacgTCACTACTAAAAATGGAATAATAAACGCttcaaaaattgcatttaaattgttaaaatttatcacaaaaattatgaaaaatttgtaGCCTAaatgcaaacattaaaaattttgttattggcTACCGAGATCTTTTGCTTCAGAACCTTAAAATTGGAACTTGTGCAATTATTAAGGACATTAACAAATGTGGGAATTTTTCAGGAAAAGGATATGGGGCTGCACCCATCGTTCGTAAGCATGGGTTTAATATCAAAGTGAAATCTCTAATTGAAAAGTCCTGAATATAGTTAGTTAGTAGTTTTTGTTAAAgcaaacaaagtaaaataataaaaagtccTAAAAACCCATTTCAAAATGTtggttctcaaaaaaaaacctcagaAGCTTCTtggtagtaaaaaaaaaatccataacaacataaaacaaatgGACTTAGGGAGTGTCCATAGGTatgaaataaacaataaagaaaGATACCAATCACTTCTCATTGATTGAAACTCAAATAAATAAGCTTCAAGTTAAAATATTAGCTAACTTTTTTCACTGCataattttataacaaacaaGTTCTAAACTTTTGACCTCAAAACGAAACGAAATTCCAAACCATGTAAGTCAAGTCATATCTATTTTTAGCTTTGTAAACCTTATTAACCCTCGTGGGTTTAGTTATTTTATGAATATGGAATTTTTTGCGTTAGTTacagataaataaattttagcACGAAACAAGTTACACCCACATTTCCTCATAAATTGAAATAACCAACAAAAGTTCTAAGGTATATTAGAGTTTGTTACCTaccatttaaaatatattcctCATCATTGGTATAGGCAGGATTTATAACAGCGTCCGTTGGATAGGTTTCAATAGTTCTCTCATCTATGACAGACCTTGACCGATACGAATCAAGCCTTGAACGACTGACCTGTGAATATGAATCCATATCGTCTCTGAAATCCTCCGATGGTAATTCGATAACATGAACAGTTGGTTGACGGGCtgctaaaatataaatgttggtaTAGGTACAAAACAATGAAATCCATAATATTTTCGGAATATTGGGTTgggtttctttaaattgtttattaataaatttatattgtttaaacTTACCAACATTTTCCGTGTAATTATCGGTGAATGCAAAATGGGGCGCTATCGACTTTTTACATCGCAAAAATAACACTATTAAAATCCAACCGAGAATTAACATCAAATAAATGAATCCCAACATCATCCGTGTTTATGTTGATGTTGGCCCTCAATCTGACTTAACattagctttttaaatttatcgtTTAACTGcttaaatttttggttaaaaggGTACGTAAGTTAGACCAACTAAACGGCACAATGtagtgattttaaaaaatcgaatttttatattatgtatcgTCGTACTATCAACTCTCAAGAACTTTTCGAGTGTTTCGGAATTAACGGAAAATTTGCATTCCACTTGACCATAACAAATGGAAACCTTGGCAGCCACTTTCAGTTTCACTTCCGCGCACCACTTACACTTCTACTTCTATTTCCACAACAACACACTTCACTGCCTTCATCCCAGTCAGGAAAATCATAATCACCTTGGCAAGGATTCACcttacaacaaaatataaatcgaaCTTTCATtggtcaataaaaaaaaaagaaaaactatacgTAGAGGTATATTATTCCACTCGATTATGGCGTTCGACATCGACATCAACATCGACAGTCGTTAACACACTTTAATATAATACGACGACAACGAGGACGATTAAACTTTCTTAATTCAACGAAATGGTTTTTTCGGCAGGACAATTAACAGAACAATATTCCACTGGGACAAAGAAGGATTTCCGTTGAAGTTTTTAAACATCTCACCTGCGAGAAAACACCAAGAACCGAGAACTGAGAACCGAGCACAGAGGACCTACCAACCGACCGATCTGAAAGCAAATGTCACGATTTAACTGTGAATAAGTCGATGTGCGCCTATACATTCAATTCAAACATCACGCTAAAAAGGACGACGAGGACGACTATGATTACGaggacgacgactacgactacgacgcgACACGGTGACGGCGGAAGTGGTGGTGGCGGTGGCACTGGAAGCGGGCGTCATTGGTAGGTGGTTTCAACCACTATGATGGTATGGTGGATGAATATGTCCGTATGGGGAATAGTTGTACATTAGTAACACATTTTCCCTGGTTTCCGTTGTAAGACCAAAGCATAGTAATGGTCATTCAGGTTGGTGGCGACAACGATTGAGATGAGTATTGCCATAGCCGGATTATAAAAAGCGATATAAAGTAAAAAGAGACAACTGCCTTTAAGCCGGGGAATAAATTCTTTAGGGGTCAGTTGAACCTGAAATAAGCTTTTAAAGGTCAAGTATATTCAAATCAAGCTTTTTATCTCCCCAAAGCTCCTAATGTTAAGCTAAGTTAACCATTCCTTTGATCATAGAGCCCAGTCGACCAATTTTTAAcccttaatttaaaacaaacgaCATCATTTCCAACagaattgaatttattataaaaggtgGTTAAATTTAAAGGACCGATGTTAAATGTAAACCACATctaaaatttaagtattttttctgcattttatttgacatttcacaaTTTCAgacaaattcaatttgaaccattGATAGATACATTATCAAGTAATGCATTGAAGTTtttcaggcttattatgaaatGGGTGTTCAGATCGAAATGCATATCGTGCACTTCGTGATTTGTTGGGTCATGGATCAATTCAATCGTCCAAACGTGCTTACAATCGGAAAAATCATGAAATCCCAGTGCACTTTCgtattacagaaaatattgctgcttttCGCGATACTGATGCTAGAGACCACCGACAATTGCACCTCGCACGCTTTTCGTTGACGAACATTACGCAAAAAGACTTGCGTTTACACGCCATTAAAGTGCAATTGACTCAATAACTAAAGCCTTTTGACCATGGTCAGAATCGTAACAAGAAATGGAAACAGTGGATAATCAATTTACCAAGAAAATTATCTTCAGGAATGAAGCACATTTTAACGACAGTGGAAAAATTCAAGAGTGACTTTCGAAAAACTAATGCCCCCACATAGAGTGACTATTTGGTGCTGTTAATGGACTGTCGGTATTATCGAGacgtatttttctaaaatgtgtCCGTTCAGATAGTTACTGTAAAAGTGTTAGCTATCGTGAGATGgtaacgaactttttatggtccgaattggaagatatggatgtggacgatTTGTGATTTCAACAATACGTAGTCACTTGCCACAAAGCTTacgaaacaatggctcttttgTCCCAAGTTATATCTTACGTGATGGCATTGTCAACTTGTGGCCAAGATCAtgtaatttgacatttcttcttgGGAGGTTATTTTCGGACGTTAACGGAAAATAACCACAATTATGGTTAAGCGTCATCAAAAATTTGGAACATCGGATGGAGGTGTGCCGCCTAGTTCGAAGGGGACATTTGGGAAATATTATCTTCATTACATGATTGAGccatatcaatatttttatagtaaaaattaatgactacaatttcctaaataatttgtgttttattcaaaatcaacatcggccactaaaatttaaccaccctttataagaATAGGATATGTGtgttttacaaaatgttgatgttttaaGGCAAACTATCGTAATTCtacacaaatattattattgttttaagacCTAGAGGTCCGTCCCTGGACATGATTGAGGCGGCGGCGGCGACGATGTCGACGGTAGACGGGCGCCCATTGTTGTAATCTATCTCTAGGTGTAATAATGTGCAATATAGTCGCAGGATATTTGCGCGTACAAGGACCTTTTACGTCATCTTTTAGTCATGAAACAATGGCGAAATGTTTTCCATTTGTAATTAACCCTTAAATTTAGGTAGAAGAGTATATGAAGCACAGTGAAGGTAGGTGATAGAATGAGCTATAGaggcttataaaaataaagcctCTAAACGAAACGAAAAGAGAGGCTGGTTTTCTTGTATATTTTACTGCGCGCTAATTTACACTGTAAATATGTAAAAGTATGCATGATAATGGTTCTAGTTTATAGTTGAGAAGGTGTA
This window of the Eupeodes corollae chromosome 3, idEupCoro1.1, whole genome shotgun sequence genome carries:
- the LOC129949269 gene encoding uncharacterized protein LOC129949269 isoform X1; the encoded protein is MMLGFIYLMLILGWILIVLFLRCKKSIAPHFAFTDNYTENVAARQPTVHVIELPSEDFRDDMDSYSQVSRSRLDSYRSRSVIDERTIETYPTDAVINPAYTNDEEYILNAPPPTYDEVMRQPEIYPRVSEVNKSRSNI
- the LOC129949269 gene encoding uncharacterized protein LOC129949269 isoform X2, encoding MMLGFIYLMLILGWILIVLFLRCKKSIAPHFAFTDNYTENVARQPTVHVIELPSEDFRDDMDSYSQVSRSRLDSYRSRSVIDERTIETYPTDAVINPAYTNDEEYILNAPPPTYDEVMRQPEIYPRVSEVNKSRSNI